In Archangium violaceum, the following are encoded in one genomic region:
- a CDS encoding FAD-dependent monooxygenase encodes MESHGVVIVGGGIGGLCAAIALRQAGLDVAVYERTAAWRHAGAGLSLWPNAMRALEALGLAGEVAALGAPWRQTVIHRWDGKVLSRLPVEVLCRELGQPTLVLHRAELMRVLLEALGPDGVFPGAACTGFHREGDGVRIDFADGRQVRGQCLIGADGLHSVVRQQLFPDVRVRYGGRTSWRGIVDVTSTPIPEGEQFEIYGPGARFGICHIGPGASGSKRMYWFLLTAAPEGGCDPEGGHKEAVLSHVRGWMAPVESLVHATPEAEILRTDIHYLAPLPSWGDGPVSLLGDAAHAMVTDMAQGACQAIEDALVLARRLREDTDKVRALRAYESRRRPRTAHVAELSLRAGALRYLRNPLGRWGRDLLMRALPPAVALNQLRPVVAHDFMG; translated from the coding sequence ATGGAATCACACGGAGTCGTCATCGTTGGAGGAGGCATTGGTGGGCTGTGCGCCGCCATCGCGCTCCGTCAGGCTGGACTGGATGTCGCGGTGTACGAGCGGACCGCGGCCTGGCGGCACGCCGGGGCCGGGTTGTCGCTCTGGCCCAATGCGATGCGGGCGCTCGAGGCGCTGGGACTGGCGGGGGAGGTGGCCGCCCTGGGCGCTCCCTGGCGGCAGACGGTGATCCACCGCTGGGATGGCAAGGTGCTCTCCCGCCTCCCCGTCGAGGTGCTGTGCCGCGAGCTGGGACAGCCCACCCTGGTGCTGCACCGCGCGGAGCTCATGCGGGTGCTGCTCGAAGCGCTCGGGCCGGACGGTGTGTTCCCAGGCGCCGCCTGCACGGGCTTCCATCGCGAGGGCGACGGGGTGCGGATCGACTTCGCCGATGGCAGGCAGGTGCGTGGCCAGTGTCTCATCGGCGCGGATGGACTGCACTCGGTCGTGCGCCAGCAGCTGTTCCCGGACGTGCGAGTCCGGTACGGCGGCAGGACGTCCTGGCGTGGCATCGTGGACGTCACCTCCACCCCGATTCCCGAAGGGGAGCAGTTCGAGATCTACGGTCCGGGAGCGCGCTTCGGCATCTGTCACATCGGTCCGGGTGCGTCGGGCTCGAAGCGGATGTACTGGTTCCTGCTGACGGCCGCTCCCGAGGGAGGGTGTGACCCCGAGGGAGGACACAAGGAGGCGGTGCTGAGCCACGTCCGCGGATGGATGGCGCCCGTGGAGTCCCTGGTCCACGCCACGCCCGAGGCGGAGATCCTGCGCACGGACATCCACTACCTGGCGCCGCTGCCGAGCTGGGGCGACGGTCCGGTCTCGCTGCTGGGGGACGCGGCGCATGCGATGGTCACCGACATGGCCCAGGGCGCGTGCCAGGCCATCGAGGACGCGCTGGTGCTGGCCAGACGGCTGCGCGAGGACACCGACAAGGTCCGGGCGCTGCGGGCCTACGAATCGAGACGTCGACCCCGCACGGCCCACGTGGCGGAGCTGAGCCTCCGCGCGGGAGCGCTCCGGTACCTGCGCAATCCGCTGGGGCGTTGGGGGAGGGATCTCCTGATGCGGGCCCTTCCGCCCGCTGTCGCACTGAACCAGCTCCGGCCCGTGGTGGCTCACGACTTCATGGGCTAG
- a CDS encoding VUT family protein: MDQRRVEGFIYLLGFGASIPLSNWMIGHVGVVCPDNGPCLLPVGPGILAPSGVLVVGIALVLRDLVQRRLGKNWTLLAIAVGALLSALLAPPPLVVASGSAFAISELADFAVYTPLQRRGLVLAVFASSVVGLVVDSVLFLQLAFGGLEFLMGQVLGKVWMVLLSLPLVAWLRRRDERLGIQPA, translated from the coding sequence ATGGATCAGCGTCGAGTCGAGGGATTCATCTACTTGCTGGGCTTCGGTGCCTCGATCCCGCTCTCCAACTGGATGATTGGCCACGTGGGGGTGGTGTGTCCGGACAACGGACCCTGCCTGCTCCCCGTGGGACCTGGCATCCTGGCTCCGAGCGGGGTCCTCGTCGTCGGCATCGCCCTCGTGCTGCGCGACCTGGTGCAGCGCCGGCTGGGCAAGAACTGGACGCTGCTGGCCATCGCCGTGGGAGCGCTGCTCTCGGCGCTGCTCGCTCCGCCCCCGCTGGTCGTCGCCTCCGGGTCCGCCTTCGCCATCTCGGAGCTGGCCGACTTCGCCGTCTACACGCCGCTGCAACGGCGCGGGCTGGTGCTGGCCGTGTTCGCCAGCAGTGTGGTGGGCCTCGTCGTCGACAGCGTCCTCTTCCTCCAGCTCGCCTTTGGCGGCCTCGAATTTCTGATGGGGCAGGTGCTGGGAAAAGTGTGGATGGTGTTGCTGTCGCTGCCGCTCGTCGCCTGGCTCCGACGGAGAGACGAGCGGCTCGGCATCCAGCCGGCCTGA
- a CDS encoding M3 family metallopeptidase yields MTASTSDNPLLQNEALPKFDRIRSEHVEPAIRELLTRLHTDLDALERDVRPTWEQTVARLSAITEPIGLAWGVVNHLMGVQNSPELRQAHAAVEGEVVEAFMRIGQSEPLYKALKALREGPEWKKLDDAQHRIVESSIRDAELSGVGLQGEARARFQEIERELAELSTRFANNVIDANKAWSMTLTKPEEVEGLPPSALAAAAQAARQGLAEGAPEPTPEKGPWRITLEAPSYVPFLEHSRRPDLREKLYRAFVTRASSGDTDNNPLIERVLTLRREKSRLLGHGSFAEVSLAAKMAPGVQAVEQLLGELRKAARARARDEHTELTEYARRKTGNASLELKLWDVPFWAERLREERYAYTDEELRPYFAMPRVLEGLFDTAKRLFGVTVRAADGEAPVWDPSVRFFRVADESGKDIAAFYLDPYSRPATKRGGAWMNGAIDRKRKPDGSLRLPVAYLVCNATPPVGNKPALLTFREMETLFHEFGHGLQHMLTRVDYPEAAGINNVEWDAVELPSQFMENWCFHEETLSRLARHVDTGAPLPKALQDKIRAGRIYRAATQTLRQVYFATLDLELHHRYPAGDDDAPSVLDVQLRIAADNTVLKPLSEDRFLCGFTHIFAGGYAAGYYSYKWAEVLSADAFSAFEEAGLSDAQAVANTGRRFRDTVLALGGSRHPLEVFQSFRGRAPSTHPLLKQTGLLETQELETTAPMM; encoded by the coding sequence ATGACTGCGTCTACATCCGACAATCCGCTGCTTCAGAACGAAGCGCTTCCGAAGTTCGACCGCATCCGCTCGGAGCACGTCGAGCCCGCCATCCGAGAGCTGCTGACGCGCCTGCACACCGACCTCGACGCGCTCGAGCGCGACGTGCGCCCCACGTGGGAGCAGACGGTTGCTCGCCTGTCCGCCATCACCGAGCCCATCGGCCTGGCCTGGGGCGTGGTGAACCACCTCATGGGCGTGCAGAACAGCCCGGAGCTGCGTCAGGCCCATGCCGCCGTCGAGGGCGAGGTCGTCGAGGCCTTCATGCGCATCGGCCAGAGCGAGCCCCTCTACAAGGCCCTCAAGGCGCTGCGCGAGGGGCCCGAGTGGAAGAAGCTCGACGACGCCCAGCACCGCATCGTCGAGTCCTCCATCCGTGACGCCGAGCTGTCCGGCGTGGGGCTTCAGGGCGAGGCCCGCGCGCGCTTCCAGGAGATCGAGCGCGAGCTGGCCGAGCTGTCCACCCGCTTCGCCAACAACGTCATCGACGCCAACAAGGCCTGGTCCATGACGCTCACGAAGCCCGAGGAGGTGGAGGGCCTGCCACCCAGCGCGCTCGCCGCCGCCGCCCAGGCGGCCAGGCAGGGACTGGCCGAGGGTGCCCCCGAGCCCACCCCCGAGAAGGGGCCCTGGCGCATCACCCTGGAGGCGCCCAGCTACGTGCCCTTCCTCGAGCACTCGCGCCGGCCGGACCTGCGCGAGAAGCTCTACCGCGCCTTCGTCACCCGCGCCTCCTCGGGAGACACGGACAACAACCCCCTCATCGAGCGCGTCCTCACCCTGCGCCGCGAGAAGTCCCGCCTGCTCGGTCACGGCTCGTTCGCCGAGGTGAGCCTGGCGGCGAAGATGGCCCCCGGCGTGCAGGCCGTCGAGCAGTTGCTCGGCGAGCTGCGCAAGGCCGCCCGTGCCCGCGCCAGGGATGAGCACACCGAGCTGACGGAGTACGCGCGCCGCAAGACGGGCAACGCCTCGCTCGAGCTGAAGCTGTGGGACGTGCCCTTCTGGGCCGAGCGTCTGCGCGAGGAGCGCTACGCCTATACCGACGAGGAGCTCCGGCCGTACTTCGCGATGCCTCGCGTGCTGGAGGGCCTCTTCGACACGGCCAAACGCCTCTTCGGCGTCACGGTGCGCGCCGCCGACGGCGAGGCCCCGGTGTGGGACCCGAGCGTGCGCTTCTTCCGCGTGGCGGACGAGTCGGGCAAGGACATCGCCGCCTTCTACCTGGACCCCTACAGCCGCCCGGCCACCAAGCGTGGCGGGGCGTGGATGAACGGCGCCATCGACCGCAAGCGCAAGCCCGACGGGAGCCTGCGCCTGCCGGTGGCCTACCTCGTCTGCAACGCCACGCCGCCGGTGGGCAACAAGCCCGCGCTCCTCACCTTCCGCGAGATGGAGACGCTCTTCCACGAGTTCGGCCACGGCTTGCAGCACATGCTCACCCGGGTGGACTACCCCGAGGCCGCCGGCATCAACAACGTGGAGTGGGACGCGGTGGAGCTGCCCAGCCAGTTCATGGAGAACTGGTGCTTCCACGAGGAGACGCTCTCCCGGCTCGCGCGCCACGTGGACACGGGCGCGCCGCTGCCCAAGGCCCTGCAGGACAAGATCCGCGCCGGGCGCATCTACCGCGCCGCCACGCAGACGCTGCGGCAGGTGTACTTCGCCACGCTGGACCTGGAACTGCACCACCGCTACCCCGCCGGGGACGATGACGCCCCCAGCGTCCTCGACGTGCAGCTGCGCATCGCCGCGGACAACACGGTGCTCAAGCCGCTCTCCGAGGACCGCTTCCTGTGCGGCTTCACCCACATCTTCGCGGGCGGGTACGCCGCGGGCTACTACAGCTACAAGTGGGCCGAGGTCCTCTCCGCGGATGCCTTCTCCGCCTTCGAGGAGGCGGGCCTGTCCGACGCCCAGGCCGTCGCCAACACCGGGCGGCGCTTCCGGGACACGGTGCTCGCGCTCGGCGGCAGCCGCCACCCGCTGGAGGTCTTCCAGTCCTTCCGAGGCCGCGCTCCCAGCACCCATCCGCTGCTCAAGCAGACGGGGCTGCTGGAGACGCAGGAGCTCGAGACGACGGCGCCGATGATGTAG
- a CDS encoding restriction endonuclease, whose product MTVPISELKDLFLQLLLEENTQKRGYLFEVWLHELFKWSGLKPRKSFRNIGEQIDGSLILGSETYLVEARWRQDSADLKDLLVLHGKVQAKTKSTRGLFVSIAGFTEDARKAYPVGRPTALIGMDREDIYAIIERKVGLIELLKAKKRRADESSDGFVSAKDLFPERFLEKAPFSAQFTPQIGSPFTIVSALDLLEGDPLREFHVWWDRVTEEDVTEFAAAISRCSENELCDYVVEHRHLLIEHLRGGHGRYVIPGAELTVAPSVDFLISENSTMGHEWFVVELENPQLDFARESHEAALASAVSRIRRWRRWLKRNIDFARRPKEHSGLGLTDIEIDTPGLVLIGRQGSEQYKWSDKTTNTLPRGVDVHTYDWLLKNLAAKAGNLNWARGFRHEP is encoded by the coding sequence ATGACCGTCCCAATAAGTGAGCTGAAAGATCTTTTTCTACAACTACTCTTGGAGGAGAATACGCAGAAGCGGGGCTATCTGTTTGAGGTATGGCTTCACGAGCTTTTTAAGTGGAGCGGCTTGAAGCCACGCAAGTCCTTCCGCAATATTGGCGAACAAATCGATGGGAGCTTGATTCTGGGCAGCGAGACGTATCTTGTCGAAGCGCGATGGCGACAGGATTCGGCTGACCTGAAAGACCTGCTCGTGCTTCATGGGAAGGTACAGGCAAAGACCAAGAGCACCCGTGGTCTCTTTGTCAGCATCGCAGGGTTTACTGAAGATGCGCGGAAAGCGTATCCTGTCGGTCGGCCCACGGCGCTCATTGGTATGGATAGAGAAGATATCTACGCCATCATAGAGCGCAAGGTTGGACTTATTGAATTGCTCAAGGCCAAGAAGAGAAGGGCAGATGAATCAAGTGACGGTTTTGTGTCTGCCAAGGATTTGTTTCCCGAACGTTTCTTGGAGAAAGCTCCTTTTTCGGCCCAGTTCACCCCTCAAATAGGCAGCCCCTTCACAATCGTCAGTGCCTTGGACTTGCTCGAAGGAGATCCTCTTCGCGAATTCCATGTGTGGTGGGATCGTGTCACTGAAGAGGACGTGACTGAATTTGCTGCGGCGATTAGCCGGTGTTCCGAAAACGAATTGTGCGATTACGTAGTTGAGCATAGGCATCTTCTAATTGAGCATCTCCGTGGAGGACATGGTCGCTACGTCATACCTGGAGCCGAACTCACGGTGGCTCCTTCAGTGGACTTCCTGATTAGCGAAAACTCAACAATGGGCCATGAGTGGTTTGTGGTTGAATTGGAAAACCCACAGCTAGATTTTGCCAGAGAATCGCACGAGGCCGCTCTTGCATCTGCTGTATCCAGGATAAGGCGCTGGCGGCGCTGGCTAAAACGCAACATCGACTTCGCGCGTCGTCCTAAGGAACACAGCGGCCTTGGGCTCACGGACATAGAAATTGATACGCCGGGTCTGGTCCTGATTGGTCGGCAAGGCAGCGAACAATATAAATGGTCAGACAAAACGACGAATACTTTGCCCAGGGGGGTAGATGTTCACACGTATGATTGGTTGTTAAAGAATCTAGCTGCAAAGGCTGGAAATCTCAACTGGGCTAGGGGCTTTCGTCATGAGCCCTGA
- a CDS encoding IS5 family transposase (programmed frameshift) translates to MRRELVPDELWARVEPLLPRHRRKGRRGRPLRDDRACLRGIIFVLRTGIAWRDLPAEVFGCSGATCWRRLRKWSRAGVFEKLQRVLLNELGHKGLIDWSRASFDSSSLRAIKGGPQTGPNPTDRGKAGSKHHLVVDRRGLPLATLLSAANVHDKREALPLLDAILPIKGPRGRPRRRPAKGHGDKGYDYADTRRGLRKRHIVPRIARRGVESKERLGRHRWVVERSLDWFHQMKRLRIREERNPQMHLALLRLGHCLLLYRVLERHLRNGPE, encoded by the exons ATGAGGCGCGAACTGGTCCCGGACGAGCTGTGGGCGAGGGTGGAGCCGCTGCTGCCACGACATCGCCGCAAAGGGAGAAGAGGTCGTCCATTGCGCGACGATAGGGCGTGCCTGCGGGGCATTATCTTCGTGCTCAGGACGGGCATCGCCTGGAGAGACCTGCCAGCCGAGGTGTTCGGGTGCAGCGGGGCGACGTGCTGGAGGAGGCTGCGAAAGTGGAGCCGAGCAGGAGTCTTCGAGAAGCTCCAGCGGGTGTTGCTGAACGAGTTGGGGCACAAGGGGCTCATTGACTGGAGCCGGGCCTCGTTCGACTCCAGCAGCCTACGGGCGATAAAAGGGGGGC CCCAAACAGGCCCGAATCCAACGGACAGAGGAAAGGCGGGCAGCAAGCACCACCTGGTCGTAGACCGCCGGGGCCTGCCGCTGGCCACCTTGCTGTCGGCCGCCAACGTGCACGACAAGCGCGAGGCGCTGCCGCTCCTCGACGCCATCCTCCCCATCAAGGGGCCACGAGGCAGGCCACGCAGGCGTCCGGCGAAAGGGCACGGCGACAAGGGGTACGATTATGCCGATACCCGCCGGGGATTACGGAAGCGCCACATCGTTCCCCGCATCGCCCGCCGAGGCGTGGAGTCGAAGGAGCGTTTGGGACGCCATCGCTGGGTGGTGGAGCGCTCCCTGGACTGGTTCCACCAGATGAAACGCCTGCGGATTCGCGAAGAGCGGAACCCACAGATGCACCTGGCACTCCTTCGCCTTGGCCACTGCCTCCTTCTCTATCGCGTGCTTGAGCGCCATTTACGAAATGGCCCTGAATAG
- a CDS encoding DUF2019 domain-containing protein — MTKLEELVQEFARSVAAQSDAIFRGDAKTGNKHADRYIAAFKKLRAHGDAGRDALTVLLMHPNVDVRTTAASFLLRYRTAEAKAVLEEAAKGEGLVAFESSEALKRWEEGTWALDPE; from the coding sequence GTGACGAAGCTCGAAGAACTGGTCCAGGAGTTCGCTCGAAGCGTAGCCGCGCAGTCGGATGCTATCTTTCGCGGGGACGCCAAGACCGGCAACAAGCACGCGGATCGGTACATCGCCGCGTTCAAGAAGCTACGTGCCCACGGTGATGCCGGGCGAGATGCGCTCACCGTACTGCTCATGCATCCCAACGTGGATGTGAGGACCACGGCGGCCTCGTTCCTTCTTCGCTACCGGACAGCGGAGGCCAAGGCGGTCTTGGAGGAGGCCGCGAAGGGAGAGGGACTGGTCGCATTTGAGTCCTCCGAAGCGTTGAAGCGGTGGGAGGAAGGTACCTGGGCGCTAGATCCTGAATGA
- the sitA5 gene encoding SitA5 family polymorphic toxin: protein MFARFASYPEGQQRCPWMPVLVLAALVLLGGCATGASSMREVALGEHERVFAALPTSFGPVRVGEAEFLDAVAHLVLEMPLRLAPSHVPLLPGRRLALASGPLVGGTWQSELARSYGRFCERRGTPGDCLTLFEDGPHLRDDDKRRIALALAVGPALEGVDAEVRAMLSPARVTAMVSITLTAYMALLVAPEPVSKGAAAAFAVLMWGYLGMELWELIEGWMVLSEDSARATSFTELREAGERFGQRIGPNSVRILVMVGTAALGETAALMSKAPKLPGFAQAAGSGAQHGGVRMLAAVAETEKVVISAAEGSIRVVLPLNAVAMAARNGGRDGWVLPNGHRAFKSFDDFKDFMGPAGEGKQWHHIVEQRNVGRFGSEAIHNTENVVRLEEGLHMDVSALYSSKRPRITGSDTLTVRQWLSTQSYEAQRQFGLRAIDYVRRGIW from the coding sequence ATGTTCGCTCGTTTCGCCTCATACCCCGAGGGCCAGCAGCGGTGTCCCTGGATGCCCGTCCTGGTGCTGGCGGCGCTCGTGCTGCTGGGGGGATGCGCCACCGGGGCATCCTCTATGCGGGAAGTGGCGCTCGGGGAGCATGAGCGGGTCTTCGCCGCATTGCCTACGAGTTTCGGGCCGGTGCGGGTGGGCGAGGCGGAGTTCTTGGACGCCGTGGCGCATCTGGTTTTGGAGATGCCGCTGCGGTTGGCGCCCTCTCATGTTCCGTTGCTTCCTGGCCGCAGGTTGGCGCTGGCCTCTGGACCCCTGGTGGGTGGGACGTGGCAGTCAGAATTGGCCCGGTCCTACGGGCGCTTCTGCGAAAGGCGTGGCACTCCAGGCGACTGCCTCACGCTCTTCGAGGATGGTCCACACCTGCGAGATGACGACAAGCGTCGCATTGCGCTGGCGTTAGCCGTAGGCCCGGCCTTGGAGGGTGTGGATGCGGAGGTGCGAGCCATGCTCAGCCCCGCGCGTGTGACGGCCATGGTGAGCATCACCCTCACGGCCTACATGGCGCTACTGGTGGCACCGGAACCGGTGTCCAAGGGGGCCGCCGCTGCCTTCGCGGTTCTCATGTGGGGCTATCTGGGGATGGAGTTGTGGGAGCTCATCGAAGGATGGATGGTGCTCTCGGAGGATTCAGCGCGAGCTACCTCTTTCACGGAACTACGTGAGGCGGGAGAGCGGTTCGGCCAGCGCATCGGGCCCAACAGTGTGCGCATCCTCGTCATGGTAGGGACGGCGGCGCTCGGGGAGACCGCAGCGCTCATGTCCAAGGCGCCGAAGCTGCCTGGCTTCGCGCAGGCCGCGGGCTCGGGGGCGCAACATGGCGGCGTGCGCATGCTCGCGGCCGTTGCCGAGACGGAAAAGGTCGTCATCTCGGCCGCCGAGGGCTCCATCCGCGTTGTCCTGCCTCTCAATGCCGTTGCGATGGCCGCACGGAACGGAGGGAGGGACGGCTGGGTTCTTCCCAATGGTCACCGCGCCTTCAAGTCCTTCGATGACTTCAAGGACTTCATGGGGCCGGCGGGCGAGGGCAAGCAATGGCACCACATTGTCGAGCAGCGCAATGTCGGCCGGTTCGGCTCCGAGGCCATTCACAACACCGAGAACGTCGTTCGGTTGGAAGAGGGCCTGCACATGGATGTCAGCGCGCTCTATTCGTCCAAGCGGCCCAGGATCACAGGTTCGGATACCCTGACCGTCAGGCAGTGGCTGAGCACGCAATCCTATGAAGCCCAGCGTCAATTCGGACTGCGAGCCATCGATTACGTAAGAAGAGGTATCTGGTGA